DNA from Tripterygium wilfordii isolate XIE 37 chromosome 4, ASM1340144v1, whole genome shotgun sequence:
TTAAGGAGGAGGTTGATCTTGTGTTCCCACTACTCGAAGGTTCTGAGATGGGGCAAATCGATAGAAAATCTCTCACGGATTGGGTGGTAAGGTTATTAACAGTTCAGCACAATACAAAGCAAGTCAAGATTATGAATGTGTATTATTTAGCATGACGAATCCAATGATTTATTATGTTATCTTGTGAAGGTTATGGTATACAAAAGCCGAAAGGCTCTCGGACATGCCTTATGTGACACTAAAACAGCAGTAAAGCAGTTGAACACTCTACTATGCGTCGTTGTGGTTGTTGTGGCCATTATTGTGTGGCTTCTCTTGATGGAAATTGCAACAAGGAAAGTGCTCGGTGTCATCATAGCTCAGATTGCAGTGTTAGCCTTTATGTTTGGTAACACCTGCAAGACTGTATTTGAAGGCATTATGTTTGTTTTTGTGATGCATCCATTCGATGTTGGCGATCGTTGTGTTATTGATGGTGTTGCAGTAAGTCTTTGAAAACGCATCTCATGTTGTTATGTTTGCTATGAAGTCTTTGCTAACTCTGTTATGTAAATGGCATCCTGGCATGCAGTTGTTGGTTGAAGAAATGAACCTCATAAACACAGTTTTCTTGAAGCTTGATAATGAGAAGATATACTATCCAAATGCAGTTTTGGCCACAAAGCCTATCAGCAACTATTACAGAAGCCCGGATATGGGTGACACCGTGGAGTTCTCGATCGATTTTTCGACTCCATTTGAGAAGATTGGGTTGCTGAAAGAGAGAATTAAGAAGTAAGTGGATCAATGGGGAGAGGGTGTTTTTGTGGTTTGAACCTGTCATTTATGAATTGCATATTGCCGTAACCCGGCGGAAAGTAGTCATTGTTATTGACGAGCCTCTTTTTGATTCTTGTTTTCAGGCACTTTGAGCAAAATCCCCACCATTGGCATCCTGAACATGGTCTTGTAGTGAAGGAAATTGAGAATGTGAACAAGATAAAGATGGCTCTCTACCCTAACCATACCATGAACTTCCAGAACTTTGGAGAGAAGAACAAGAGGAGGACTGAACTGGTGCTTGAAATAAAGAGAATCTTTGAAGAACTGAACATAAAGTACTATCTCCTCCCACAACAAGTTCATCTCAACCACATTGGTTCCTGATGGTTGAAGAGTTGGGTTTGCTTACTGCTAAGCAAGTGTGTTGATTCTTCCCTTTTGTGTTTTTGGTATTGGTCATCGAATAATATACTTATTGGTCACTCAAGTTAGGATGCCTGCCTGTCTGTcggtctgtctgtctgtctgtctgtctctAATTCTCTCAACCTCAGTCATTGTTatgatgatgatttggaaatttggaatgaTTCAACGGGTGAATGTTcgatatttgaattttgaaacgAGAATCTGTTACGTGTTAAGCTAAGTATAGTGGATCATGGGCTGAAAGGCCCGTTGGAGACGACTTGCTTTTTTATATGGGCTCCCCAAAAGAGAGAGGCTTTTAGGCCCAATTCACAAATCAGTTATCAGGTCATTTTTAGAAATCTCCATAGATAACAGTAACACGGTTTTCCTACAGGCTTGGATGAACAAGCATTTTAAGCACTTGGGCCGGGATTAGTCATCGCTGGACGTCTGTTTTAAGAATCAAAAAATGTGTCCTCGCTTGAATCTCCATATCGGGCCTGGCCCAACTCGAGATTTCTAAGCCCAGTTTTACTTCAGGCTTGGACTGACAAGCATTTTAAGCCTTTGGGCCGGGCTTAGTCCTCACTGGACGCCTGTTTTAAAAACTGCATCATGGCTTGATCTCCATATCAGGCCTGGCCCATTCCTCTAGTCttcttttttgttaaaatttataTGGCGCTAGCCGCTAGTGtatacaatttttgtttttgtgttgaataaggTTTTGATTCAGGTTTTCATCACTCAAAATATAGATTTCATCAATATGTCAATACTTCTTGAttatcggtttttttttttcctgatgtgTTTTAGTGATAAATATTTAGTGCACGATATTGCGGTTCTGAAATTTGGGGGAGATCGATCTCTCCCGTTAAAGGGAAAGTCaagattttttattcaaaaccttttttttgtcttttcttttttttttttgttaatttgttcAGGTATATTATGATGTAATTTGGTTTAGTTCAATATAATTTGATAGTTGTAATTTCCTTGAGTGGTTAGATATTGTTCGGTGTTTATATATTCTTATGATGTTTTTGTGTCGTTAGTTATCATAAAATGAAATGTTGGGTtactatttttttgaaaaaaagagtGATCATAAATATAAAGAAAAGGAATAAAAACTCATAATCTCACGTGGAGAGCACGTGCTTAGATTTGACATTAGTTGTTGCAACAGCCCCTTTTACGGATAAATAtaacaagaaaaggaaaaagattggttgaaattattccatcaatttcatcaaatctACACCCTTGAATGATGGGGTATCGCATTATCAAATTCAATACAATCATACATTGAATGGTAAAGATTTAATGGAATTGACTGGATTAATTATTTCTAGCCCCCTAGCCCGCAAAAAACACGTGTACTCGTTTGTCGTTACGTGAAATAATGCGATAATGATGTCTCgttgtaataaataaataaaataagctGATCCTGATTCATTCAACAACTAGCATGCTCCACCAGATTTCTACCTATAAATTGATAGGTGGGTGGTCACCTTCTTAGTCTacttttattaaaatggatgtCAGGACTCAGACCCAGTTTCATTTTTACTTTCCTTGAACACTGTGCTCATATTAACTATTAAGCCCCTTTACAAGTTGAACTCTGACActgcctctgcctctgcctctgtCTCTGATACTGTGCATCGCTGACTGTACAACCATTTCCCATTCATCTTTCTTCGTCTGTTGATATTTTATGCCGTTGTCTTCTTCCGCCgatattttcttgctttttttttttaaacaaaattagTCTCATTGTCAACATTATTGAGTTTAATGCTTTTTATCCGTTCCTATTTTCTTTGTGTCCGTCTTTGTTCCTACTTTTACATCCTGGGAAAACCCCATTGATTTGTTGGCCCATTACCATCAATGCGTCCTAAGGTTCTCTGAATATTCTCTTCATGGGTTTTCGTTGATTCAAATGATTGAATCTCCAAGTGGTTTCTGGTGATTGTGTTTCCAGGTAAACatagaaactagaaagtacatCTTCTCTTTTCATTGAAAGGTTTCGACTTTAAATTTTTGCAAAGTTGAAAAGCTCTACTTGTACTAAATTCTTAAAgtgaagaacaaagaaaaacttTGTTTTTTTATGCGCAAAGTTTTGATTTTTCCTCTTTTGGACAGGGTTTGGTTCGAAGAATATATGCAGAAAGTGCTGGTGTTTGATGTGTTGGAGGCTTTATTTGAATGGATCTTGAAGGGAGAGCTCTGAAAAACGGCGAATTAAGCATGACAGAGAACGGAACCAACAATGCAGGTGAAGTGGTTATAGCGATTTCAAGCTCAGATAACCCTAAAACCAGTGCAGAAATAAAACTGTCTCCTTCAAGAGACCCAGAATCAGCTGCTTCTAAGCAAAGACTGTCAGACTCACCAGTCAAAGACTCAAGTAGTAGGCTTGTGAAATCAGTGCCAGCTTCACCAGAGACTGCGAGGTTTGTTCCGAGTGCAAATAAGCCTCCTAAAATTGGCAACGAGACACTCGTTCGGAGGAGGACCCTCACAAGGTCAGTCTACTCAAAACCTAAGtcaagatttggagaacaaTCATCTAATGCTGATATTGATGTATTTGATGAGAATAATTTAGTTTCGCAAGACCAAATTAGCTCGAATTCCCCGTATAGGACTTCACTTACTAGGGGGTCTCCTAATAGTAAGGCATCTAGTACCAGGACAAATTCCATAACCCCCAAAACTCCGTTGATGCAATCTCCTGGAGGACCTGGAGACGACGAGGACTATGAAGAGATCTTCAAGAAAGTTGAATTGAGTAAAGAGAAGCGTAAGAGATTGCTAAAGCCCAAAGTTGTGGTCGAACGGGttgcatttttgtgcattttgggGTGTTTGGTGGCTGGTTTGACAGTTGatcatttggaaaaaactttCATTGGGGGGTTGGAGTTTTGGAAATGGTGTCTGCTTGTGATGGTGATATTCTGTGGCATGTTAGTTACAAGGTGGTTTATGCGTGCCGTTGTATTTTTGATTGAGAAGAACTTTTTGCTTAGGAAGAAGGTCCTATATTTTGTTCATGGCTTGAAGAAGAGTGTTCAAGTTTTTATATGGTTAAGTTTTATTCTTCTTACCTGGGTCTTACTGTTTAGTCAGGGAGTGGATCTATCTAAAACTGGACAAAAGATTCTACATTATATAACCTGGACTCTTGTTTCTATCCTTATTGGGGCATTTCTGTGGATGATGAAGACTTTGTCACTGAAAATCTTGGCGTCCAATTTCCACGTCAACAGATTCTTTGATAGAATTCAAGTTTCTGTGTTTCATCATTATGTCCTGCAGACCCTTTCTGGGCGTCCCCTCATTGAGGAGGGTGAGAGGGTGGGGAAAACACCGAGCACGGGTCAATTGAGTTTCAGTGCTACTGCAAAGGGTAAAGGATCAAAGGAGAAAAAGTTGATTGATATGGGAAAAGTTCACAAGATGAAGCAAGAAAAGGTTTCGGCATGGACCATGAAGGAATTGGTAGATGCAGTCACAAACTCTGGGCTTTCTACGATCTCAAGTACATTAGAAGATAGTGCCAATGATGGAGAAGGTGAACAAACAGATAAGGAGATTACCAATGAAAATGAAGCAATTGCTGCTGCCTTCAAAATTTTTAGGAATGTTGCCCATCCTGGTAGCAAGTAAGAACTTTCAATATTTGGGGTAAATTTGATGGTTCCATGTTCTTTTCACTTTTCTGTCTGGTGCTCCTTTTAACCTATTCTCTTTTTGAATAGATACATTGAGGAGGATGACCTCTTAAGGTTCATGATTAAAGAGGAGGTGGACCTTTTCTTCCCGTTGATTGAAGGATATGAGACTGGACGCATATACCGGAAAGCTCTGAAGGAGTGGGTGGTGAGACCACATTTATATTGATTTCTTTATGTTAGCTCCATGTTACTGCATCTTATAATGTGTCTTGATTGCATTTAATTGCAGTATGACTGTGCAACTAAgtcattggaatattttttagTATGTGCTACTTATAGGAAACATAATGTTGTGTTCTGTTTGATTACCAATAATACACGAGAAGAAGATGTGATATCAAAATTTGCGCTGGGATTTATGATTGACTGTGAATAATGTAACCCTCTCAATTTTCGGAAACGATATCGCGAATTGATCTTTCTGACACTCTGATCTGTTAATCCATATCTTCTTTGATATAGAAACTGTGATGTTAAAGAAAATTGGGCAgtcttttctgtttttctgtttttctgAAATTACCTGATTTAGTTTGTGATGGTGTCATTTAGATCCCAGAATTAGCTTCATCTTTTAATAGTTAAATATATAGGTATGAGTTAATTCTGTAACGTTCTGCAGACATTCAGAACATAGCGTTTTGTTTCTTCTCTTAATCGGAGAATAATTCTGTAACGTTCTGCAGATAAAGGTTTTCAATGGTCGGAAAGCTCTTGCTCATGCCCTAAGTGACACCAAAACAGCTGTGAAGCAATTAAACAAACTTGTGACTGGTATCCTGATTGTTGTGAGCTTTGTTGTGTGGCTTCTCTTGATGGAAATCGCGACAACAAAAGTACTTGTCCTTCTCTCTTCCCAGCTTGTATTGGCTGCTTTTATGTTTGGAAGTACCTGCAAGGCCATATTTGAAGCTATCATTTTTGTCTTTGTGATGCATCCATTTGACGTGGGTGATCGTTGTGTAGTTGATGGTGTTCCGGTAAGTTCTAGATGATGTATGTAATTTTATTATGGTGTGAAGGCTTTCTTTCCCTAGTTTGACATCGGCTCATCTGACAGATGTTGGTTGAAGAGATGAACATCTTAAGTACAGTTTTTATGAAGCTTGATAATGAGAAGGTATACTACCCCAACTCAGTTCTGGCTACAAAACCCATCAGCAATTATTTCAGAAGTCCAGATATGGGTGATACTGTGGAGTTCTCAATTGATTTTTCGACTCCAGTGGAGAAGATTGGGTTGCtcaaagaaaagataaagaagTAAGTTGTGACCATAGCATTATTCTTGCTCTCCTATATCATCaatgttttgttgatttgcGGTGGAACATTTATATTTGATTTGGCTTTAGGAACTTTTGGCAGGAGAAAATCATATTAGCTACTCTTTAGTCGTTCTTCAATCTTAAACTAGATAGCACAGGAAGTAAGATTATTCAAGACTTAATTGTAGGTAGGAGTTACATAGTTTTTGTCTTCTTAGAACTTATTTCGAAGAAACGGATAGGATTTTTGCAGCTTTTATCCATTATCCATTACGTCTTATGATGAGAAAACTATTGGACTTGGATGTAGATTGATTTCCAAACTAAAGCTTGCACGTTTGTTACCATACTATCAAAAAGGATCATCAAGGGAACATAGACTCATCTCCCATGTCATGGATAACCACATTATGGTGTAGCATTTGCTTATTGAATCCCCAAATTAGGTCGGAAGGGTTCGTTATGTGGCAGTCTTCTGTGCTATATAATCTCTGACTTAGCAGCACTTCATTGGAGCTGTCTCAGTTGTTCCCCATATGAAAAATTAGGAGTTCTCAACATTTAGTAGGCCAGCCCTATGATAGTGTTTCTCTATTGCAGTCAACAAAGAATTATTGAGAGAAAGTGGATGGTGATGGTCTCAAGTGAATTGAGATACTGCActacaaatttgttttttttttccctcattcTTTTAGTGAATGAATTATGATCAGTTGCTGGTAATCCTTTAGCGTCGGAAATGTGTTTCATCAATACTTGTATAAGATCAATGTGACATGCGCACATATATCTGTAGCTGATGGATTGCTGCAGTTTTACTTAAAAGGGCATTTGTTCTGAATGGATAGTTAAAAAGAGGATCTTAGTGCTCTTTGATTTGAATCTGTATTGTACCTTGTCTTCATTCTAGGATTTTGACTCCTCTCTTTTGTTGGATCAGTTACTTGGAGAAAAACCCACAACACTGGCATCCTAACCATAATGTCGTGGTTAAGGAAATTGAGAATGTAAATAAGTTGAAGTTGGCTCTCTATTGCAATCACACCATGAACTTCCAAGAGTTTCCAGAGAAGAACAGGCGGAGATCGGAGCTGGTTCTCGGaataaaaaagatatttgaaGAACTGAATATCAAATACTATCTTCTGCCACAACAAGTTCATCTCAGCCACATCCCACCTCAGCATCAACAACCATGACCATCAGATGATTATTATTGCTGAATCCTCTCGGCCGAGGTATGTCTTTTCTTCCTCCTGTGTTTAACTGAACCATGGTTACCTTTGTTTTATCAGTTATCCTTTTCATATTTGCAATAACTGAGGATGGGAACCATAACGCATGCACACATGTAAAACATCCACTGGTCAAAGACGCGATCACGCTAATGCTTGTCAGGACTACTGAGTTCTTCATACCTCATTTCATGATGAATTTTCACGTTGACATTTTTATATAGGGACTGCTTTACAAtttatgaattgtttatttccttAATAACTATTGAGCAAACTCAGTTACTTGCAGGATTGATTTGTGGTTCAGGTTTTGTGGCATAACCTTTAATCGAAATCGTCCAGATCTGTGATAATCTTATCAATGCCCATCTGCTTAAGAGAAGTTGCTGAAGCTGTCTGTTTTTGACGTAGCGTGGACAAGGGACGGATCAATAACCGCTGAAAGCAATAACGATTAACGACTATATTGTCATAGTAACCCTACAAGTATCTGCagttgtttattttttgtgttgtaATATTATAGTCATCCTCTCAGAGGAGCTAGATTTTATGGTATTAGTGGTGTTTGAAATGAATGTATTTGAAGGGTTCCCCTGTTAATGCAATGGTTAGTGTTAGTCTAACTCTGAAGCCTTCGCTAGTCCTTACTCGTTACCATATATTGGACCAGAGTCTTGCCAGACTTGGCATTGCCGTATGAAAACAGCTTTGGGCCTAAGTCAGCTTCAGTCCGGCCCATTAGCTCATATCTCTAAGCCCTTTTTATAAGCAGCCCAAAGGCCCAACACTAATTTCAAAGAAGCGAGGCACGCTTTAcataaattttataaataaatttttttacataATTCTTTTATGTCTTagaacatatttataattttaaaaatggaaagaaaaaaaaaactctgtgCAAGCAGCTAATGGGCCCGACCAGAAAAATGGTGGCCAAAAGTAAAGGGCGATCCAATAGGGTCATAACTCAGACTCCTATGGGGACTAGCCGCAGCTGCATTACAGCTCCTCCACCAAAAGTCATGACAGGCGCAAGTGAATCCCCTACAAGTTCCCAACACAAGATTTCATCAGCTGCAGGTAGAATTCATAACATGTATCCATAGACATAGATCATCCCCAATACAATGAAAGACATGATAAACATTCAGACGATTTAAAACCACACCGATGGTCTAGGGGACAAGCTTACATTGAAGCATccctcaattgcacaaaacatcttAGTAAGGATACAATGAGTATATCTTGCCGAAAGATCAAAATCGCATGGTTCCAATGTCAATTTGAAGCAAATCATTGGAAATAGAAACTAAGCAGTCTGCAAGACAAGTAATCAGTCAATACACAAACTAAATTATCGCTTCTGTCGGTCAGTTTGAGATCTCTGTTCAATTTCCCGGATGACAAACATGTCATTCCATAAATCCAACGAAATAAATACCGTTACATTCTATTGTAAGGAAGAAAGGGAAATCATGTCATTCTGTAGCAGGGAAAAGCAAATATTATTATATGATAAAAACAGTATTGGCACATAGCATTAAGGGATTAtctatccatatatatattatgctaGATTAAGGggataaaaataaattgaaaagctaAAAGCCCTATCCTGCAAAATCATTAAATTCATTCAGGGAATTCCTATATTTATATTATGCTAGATAAATGGtgtaaaaataattgaaaagctAAAAGGTCTGTCCTGCAAAATCATCTCTCATTTGGGCAGCAACCCAACTCATAAATTAAGCGACCGGAATCTCAATATTGGTTGTTGAAAGCACTGGTGGAACATATTCCTCTTCTTCCTTGGGTGCGTGGATAGTGACCAGATCAGGTAAAGGTGTTGTTGGGCCCTGCTTGCCCTTTGGATCCCAGTCAAGCATGATCTTTACCTTGATACCAAGTACACCCTGTTTCACAAAGAAAACAATAGTGATATACACAAAACTAATGATCTGCGAGCTCGACAATTCACGCCTGAAAACAGAAGTAGAATTAAACTCAACAGAGAATAAGACATTTCAAACCAACCTGCCTAAGAAGAACATGCCTAACAGCAGAGTCGATATATTCCTTGACAGGCTGACCAGAGGAAATCATGTAACCAT
Protein-coding regions in this window:
- the LOC119996641 gene encoding mechanosensitive ion channel protein 10-like, which translates into the protein MDLEGRALKNGELSMTENGTNNAGEVVIAISSSDNPKTSAEIKLSPSRDPESAASKQRLSDSPVKDSSSRLVKSVPASPETARFVPSANKPPKIGNETLVRRRTLTRSVYSKPKSRFGEQSSNADIDVFDENNLVSQDQISSNSPYRTSLTRGSPNSKASSTRTNSITPKTPLMQSPGGPGDDEDYEEIFKKVELSKEKRKRLLKPKVVVERVAFLCILGCLVAGLTVDHLEKTFIGGLEFWKWCLLVMVIFCGMLVTRWFMRAVVFLIEKNFLLRKKVLYFVHGLKKSVQVFIWLSFILLTWVLLFSQGVDLSKTGQKILHYITWTLVSILIGAFLWMMKTLSLKILASNFHVNRFFDRIQVSVFHHYVLQTLSGRPLIEEGERVGKTPSTGQLSFSATAKGKGSKEKKLIDMGKVHKMKQEKVSAWTMKELVDAVTNSGLSTISSTLEDSANDGEGEQTDKEITNENEAIAAAFKIFRNVAHPGSKYIEEDDLLRFMIKEEVDLFFPLIEGYETGRIYRKALKEWVIKVFNGRKALAHALSDTKTAVKQLNKLVTGILIVVSFVVWLLLMEIATTKVLVLLSSQLVLAAFMFGSTCKAIFEAIIFVFVMHPFDVGDRCVVDGVPMLVEEMNILSTVFMKLDNEKVYYPNSVLATKPISNYFRSPDMGDTVEFSIDFSTPVEKIGLLKEKIKNYLEKNPQHWHPNHNVVVKEIENVNKLKLALYCNHTMNFQEFPEKNRRRSELVLGIKKIFEELNIKYYLLPQQVHLSHIPPQHQQP